The nucleotide sequence TGAAAGCAGGTATAAGGCATTGCGTCTCTACatatcaaaagattaaGATCAAGTGGCTCATTCGTATACACAATGGAATCACCTACTTATTTTTAGGTACTATTAGCCTCATCTTGTTTACAGTAAACACACCCATCAAATCATTAGGCTTGACTGCGTTAACAAGTTCTCTTTCAGCTGGCCAATCCAAATCAGGGTCCGATCTGCTGTTATCCATGCGTCTATTTGTGAAATagttgataatttcattAATCGATTTGCCCTTTTTAGCCAACCCGGGTTGGATTTTGGCTTTATATTTGAGCTTTTGCAAAGCAGACCATGGTGCAAATACTGGAACTATGTCAAGTACAGTATCACCAACTGCAGGTTTGGGTGTTAAGTGATCCAAAGTGTCAAAGAAAGACGAGAGGGTTTTGTTAGCAACATCTGCCTCTAGTAAGTACTCCTGCACCTCTTCTTCATGTTTTTGTCTGTTTACGTCATTTGCTCCATTGTTTGCATTAGGTTTTTgcagcaacaattttttctccttttgGGcatccttcttcttcttgcCAATTCCCAATAGCTTCATCCTCAACTCcttctcttcatcatctaaGTCATCATACTTGGAAGCATTCTTTTTCGATTTAGGCTTCTTACCCCTGGTGGATGCAGCGTCCTCACTTTCGGTCTTCTTCCCCTCATGTTCCTGCTCAGGTTGTACTACAGCCTCCTCTGCTTTTACATTGGTCActtttgtcttttcaaaaactcgTTTCTTATTATCCAATATTCTTACTAAACCATgctctttctctttttgaacTCGTTGCTGCTTATGTCCCTCAGCAGACCcttcatcaaccaaaaagTACAATCCAAAGCCCATTACTAGTTGTGCTGGGGGGAGGAAGTGTTTTCTGGCAAGGtattcaaattcaccaGGAGGAAGCAAAGCACCAGATTGGTTGTATTTAGACACCTCACTTCCATGCAAGACCCAAGCTGCAGTATTAATCTTCCCATTCCAAGCTTGCGATGCTGACATTGCAAAAATTCCCGCTTGTAAAATGGTAGATGGTGGTACCGACTCCCCTTTTAGTGGATTCTTGACAAACACCTTCAACGACCCTTCAATTTCCGAGCTCACAAAAAAGTCGTCATCGCTAAAGTACTTGAAATAGagcaaatcaatttgtgaCTTGGTCCTACCAGCTAAACATAAATATCCTTCACTGGAAACAAACCAATAGAATGattcaaaccaaaatttttctctctcCAGCTTGGAAGAAGTTCCATTCTCGCGTCTCAAGTTTTTCACCAAATCCTGGttgatcttcttttcaGCATTCTTGTAAGCAATTTCCGCACCCTTTTCAACCTTGGTTTGCTTGGCTTCCGCTGCTTtcttattttcaaaatacacACTAGCATTGGCATAGGAGCTCAAAGTGTAATCAATGCTCACGGGTGTTCCCTCGTTTGTGTACTTGTCTTTGGGGTGACTTTCGGATGTAGAAGTTCCTTTCGAATCACTCCTCTCGTTCTCTTCATCGCCGTCGGAGCTATTATCTGAGTCGGAGTCGCTGTCAGACTCACTATCAGACTCACTATCAGACTCACTATCAGGCTCACTATCAGAAGTAATTTTACCATTGCTTTCAATACCGTTTTCAGGATCTTTTAATCTGATAACAAATCGATTCTCCTTCAAATGCAATGGCAATTCTATATATCTGGCAATCGACCCTGGCCTCTTCTTCTCGAGCTTGATTGCCAACTCCATATTAGTCCAATCCATCTGCTGgtcaacaaatctttgtACATATTGTCTGCATTCATCGACAAGACCGGAATGTAGCTGAATCAATTCACCTTTCTTAGCATTACTTGCCTGTTCGTCCTTCAAAGATTGAATCTCTTGATCACGCCTTGTTTTGGCTTTGTTTAATCTTTCAGCAGCAAGATTCTTCTGGTGAATAACATTTGGGgcattttcatcaatattcaATTCTGAGATCTGTTTCTCAAGTGCATCggttggtggtggtgccATGATGAATAAAGATGGCAATAAATTTTCATGTCTCGTCAGATCTGAAATCTTTTTCAGTTGTACAAACACATTACAGATAACGCACTTTCTCTTCAACTATGGACGCCACATTAGCACCACTAGTCGAGGctttgaaaacaaagaaaaaggtaTGCCTATTCACAGGTGCAGGTGTATCAACGGCAGCTGGAATTCCTGACTTTAGAAGTCCAGATACTGGGTTATACTCCAATTTGGCAAAGCTCAACCTCCCATATGCTGAAGCTGTCTTTGacattgatttcttcaaagagGACCCCCAACCATTCTACACCTTAGCAGAAGAGCTATTTCCCGGCAAGTTTGCTCCTACAAAGTTTCATTATTTGGTGCGGATCCTTCAAGAGAAGAATCTATTGCAACGTGTCTACACACAAAATATAGACGTATTGGACAGACTTGCTGGTGTGGAGGACGacttcattgttgaagccCATGGATCATTTGCCACTAGCCGGTGCATAGATTGCAAGAAGGAGGTATCgattgagaaattgaagcaGATGATGAAAGAAAAGACACCCACCTGCGCTAATTGTGATGGCTTCATCAAACCTGATATCACTTTCTATGGCGAAGGGTTACCGTCAAAGTTTTTTGAAACCTGGgaagaagatgttgatgatgttgaagtgGCTGTGATTGCAGGTACATCTTTGACAGTACATCCTTTTGCCTCTTTACCTTCCAGTGTTGACAAAAGCTCTCTTAGGGTATTGGTCAATAGGGAAAAGGTTGGTGACTTAGGTCGAAGAAAGAAGGATATTGTTGCCCTCCTCGATTGTGACGAGTTTGCGGAAACTTTGGCTACTTTACTTGGCTGGAAAAAGGAGCTTGACAAGTATTACGAGGAGGGCCAGAAAAAGTATGGAAAGAgtgaatcaattgaagacgagttggaaaaaattgatgagagtttggaaaagaaagcaaatataaagaaaaaagaaaaggcAGAAATACCCCcagaagatgatgaagagttggagGAGTTGATTAACAAACTTAAAATATAAGGAATggtgtttgaatttggttgtgttgcttttgctttttttttgggCATTTAGTGTTGAAAATGTGTTGCAAGTGTTgccaaaaaaaattatacCACTTACGCTTCGTAGGCAATGCCCTTAACGAACAGCCAGTATGGGTTCATCACTACTGCTCGTGGGTCAACACGCTACAACACTTTAAAGGCCGATAACAAACGAGAGGTGGTCATGGCAATCAACAAGCTGAAGTCGGAACAAATGGATGTGGGGATAGCAAtccttgattttgatacaTTTGAACTTTCATTGATGGAGTTTTGCGATACCctgttgtttttcaaaactatGAACCAAATCGATATTCACCAACCCACTATTGTTATCTCTCCTGATGGACCAAATATGcaatttgagaaattgaaatacGTTCTTGCATCTAACCTTGATGAAACAGTTGAGCAAAGATTAGCAAGGGCGAGAATGTTTGAAGTCGCTAATGGGGTTGAATGTCTCAAGTCTCATCTGCGTATGCAAGATTCAGAGTTACTAGCTCTACTAAAAGATCGCGGATTATCAATTGGTGCGGCCAGTGCGCTATTCACATGCTGTTTAGAATCGAAATTGCTCAAACCATCCAATAGGGTTAGAATAAGTTTTGTTCAGAATGATAAATTTATGTTAATTGATTCTTGTACAATTAGAGACTTGGAGCTTGTCTCCAGTCTCAATGGTAATGGGACAACCctattttcatttttgaataaatgtaCAACAAAAATGGGGCAACGGTTATTACGAACCTCCATAATCCAGCCATTAATGAATGTCGACAGTATAAAATTGAGATTGAAATCGGTCACAGAGTTGCTTTCCCAAGAAAACCCCTTGTTAGCAATCAAGaatgtattgaaaaattttcctGATTTGGATAGATTATTTGCGAGCTTTTTGAATCCAGAGTCAATTATAGGTCAGGAGCAGATGATTAATAATATCCTTTCATTAAAGTCCACCTTATTGTTGTGCGGAGAGCTACTCAATTGCTTAGAGAAAACTGAATCACCTTTGTTTGTTCAAGTAAAGGAAATTTTGACCCACGAAAACATAGAATCTGCACTTGTATTGATAGACAAGTTCATAAACAAAGATTGTCGACTGGCTAGGAGAAGCATCGATGTAGCGCACCAGAGAGCCAATGCAGTAAAGTCAGGTATCAATGGTTTGCTTGATGTTTCACGCAGTGTAAGAGAAACAATCTTAGAACAAGTTAGCGAGTATGTTCAAAAAATCTCATTGGAGAATAGTGCTGTAGTTGAATACAGATATGATAAATCGAGGggattctttttgaaaataaaggGCACCGCGTTTGACAATCCagattttatcaacatcatagagaagaaaaacGGGTTTGAATGTACAACCATTGACTTATTAAAACAGAGTTCTAGGTTGGGCGAAATCATAGCCGAAATCAACACTATAAGCAGTATCATCATTCTGGAATTGTATGAGCAGAGTTGTGAGAATACACCTATATTTTTCATGATTTCCGAAGCGATTGCTACAGTGGACTTGTTGTGCAGCTATGCCAATTTCGTTAGCTCACAAACCAAATCGTACGTTTGCCCCGAATTTGGCCAATACATACATGTTCGGCTATCTAGGCATCCCATActtgaaaagtttattaatgattttgttccTAATGACTATTCATGTGTTCCTGAGATATCAAGGTTTCAAATCATAACCGGTGCCAATATGAGTGGGAAATCTGTTTATTTGAAGCAGATTGCATATATTTTGATTATGTCGCAAATGGGACTTTACGTACCAGCTGATTACGCTACGATAAAAGTCCACAAGAGTATCCTTTCTAGGATCTCAACCGACACTACTGACTTGACTGTAtcctctttttcaaatgaaatgaCAGAAATTTGtagaattttgaaaaatacagAGCAAGGGAGTTTCATAATCATAGATGAGTTGGGAAGGGGATCCAGCTTAAGGGACGGATTCGCTATCTGTCTTGCTATTCTTGAGCATCTCACCACAACTCATGCTTCGGTGTTTGCGACAACCcattttaaagaaattgccGAGATTTTAGGAAGTAAGTCGTGTGTTTTGGCATCACATATGAAAACTATCGAGACTAATGGAAAGTTGGAATCCAAGTTCAAGTTGGAGCTGGGGAAACTCGAAATTGAGTGTTATGGTATTAAATACGCCGAATCGTCTCAAATGTTACCAAAAGAGTTTTTAGCAGAATCgaaatcaattgctgaTATTTTGAAGCTGCAAGTCTTAGAGCCCAATGATCCACATTCTAAGCTTGTTTCCAAACGTAGAAAGTTGGTTTTGGAGCTTTACTTTgctttgaatcaaatgcGGGTCTTGGATTGTAACACATTGTACAAGCTAGATTTATTGCGAACTTTACAAACAAAGTTTGTGGAGGAGATTAATGATGTCTCCATTTGAGCTATTTCCTTCTATATAGCCTATAAAAAAATCTCATGTTTTCTAATTTTAGTGGGTATGTTAACTCCTTCTCGTTAACCCTATACCAAATGCTCTCACTTTCAGAAATGATTTCCCAAGGGCCGTTTTCCTCGCCCTGTCTACCCACTAGAATAGTGTCAATCAAAAACTGCACAGGAAATTGCTTATTACCGATAGTGATGTTGGAAAAGGAACCAGCACTTTCAGCAATCAATAGCAAAGCACCACTTTTGCAACTGCTACTCAACGTGTGTAGGAACTTTATTGTGtcctttcttttttctgCAAACAATTCATTAGTAGTAAAAAGCAACGTTATCAAGTCAAGCGATGCCAAGTTGTCTATTTTTGCTGACAAGACATCCTCGTGTATAAACTGAGTATTCAAGCTGTGTTCCTTGTGTACCCAGTTTTGCTTCATATAATTGGAAAGATGGTTCAATACCATGGTCCAATCCGCAATATccacaacatcaatatcCAATCGCGAGGAAGAATTAGGGTGGTATTCCTTAAGTCTGCAGAACACAGCGCCCAATCCCACAATTTCTGATGC is from Candida orthopsilosis Co 90-125, chromosome 1 draft sequence and encodes:
- a CDS encoding Hst2 hypothetical proteinistone deacetylase (involved in regulation of white-opaque switching) — protein: MDATLAPLVEALKTKKKVCLFTGAGVSTAAGIPDFRSPDTGLYSNLAKLNLPYAEAVFDIDFFKEDPQPFYTLAEELFPGKFAPTKFHYLVRILQEKNLLQRVYTQNIDVLDRLAGVEDDFIVEAHGSFATSRCIDCKKEVSIEKLKQMMKEKTPTCANCDGFIKPDITFYGEGLPSKFFETWEEDVDDVEVAVIAGTSLTVHPFASLPSSVDKSSLRVLVNREKVGDLGRRKKDIVALLDCDEFAETLATLLGWKKELDKYYEEGQKKYGKSESIEDELEKIDESLEKKANIKKKEKAEIPPEDDEELEELINKLKI
- a CDS encoding Msh4 protein (S. cerevisiae homolog MSH4 has DNA binding, has role in reciprocal meiotic recombination and localizes to nuclear chromosome), with the translated sequence MPLTNSQYGFITTARGSTRYNTLKADNKREVVMAINKSKSEQMDVGIAILDFDTFELSLMEFCDTSLFFKTMNQIDIHQPTIVISPDGPNMQFEKLKYVLASNLDETVEQRLARARMFEVANGVECLKSHSRMQDSELLALLKDRGLSIGAASALFTCCLESKLLKPSNRVRISFVQNDKFMLIDSCTIRDLELVSSLNGNGTTLFSFLNKCTTKMGQRLLRTSIIQPLMNVDSIKLRLKSVTELLSQENPLLAIKNVLKNFPDLDRLFASFLNPESIIGQEQMINNILSLKSTLLLCGELLNCLEKTESPLFVQVKEILTHENIESALVLIDKFINKDCRSARRSIDVAHQRANAVKSGINGLLDVSRSVRETILEQVSEYVQKISLENSAVVEYRYDKSRGFFLKIKGTAFDNPDFINIIEKKNGFECTTIDLLKQSSRLGEIIAEINTISSIIISELYEQSCENTPIFFMISEAIATVDLLCSYANFVSSQTKSYVCPEFGQYIHVRLSRHPILEKFINDFVPNDYSCVPEISRFQIITGANMSGKSVYLKQIAYILIMSQMGLYVPADYATIKVHKSILSRISTDTTDLTVSSFSNEMTEICRILKNTEQGSFIIIDELGRGSSLRDGFAICLAILEHLTTTHASVFATTHFKEIAEILGSKSCVLASHMKTIETNGKLESKFKLESGKLEIECYGIKYAESSQMLPKEFLAESKSIADILKSQVLEPNDPHSKLVSKRRKLVLELYFALNQMRVLDCNTLYKLDLLRTLQTKFVEEINDVSI
- a CDS encoding S-adenosylmethionine-dependent methyltransferase; this encodes MSFAKDCTKLSPSNQYATASMTGDRLKSNELDHEPSSSLPFSNDNSLEPYQILDAFTVCFKHILDSPELESFIQKVKSDLYNRDYIAAFNNDNKRFGYASRWSPSRALAYASLFSNLQPITEMLQEPEKVKRVLCVGGGAASEIVGLGAVFCRLKEYHPNSSSRLDIDVVDIADWTMVLNHLSNYMKQNWVHKEHSLNTQFIHEDVLSAKIDNLASLDLITLLFTTNELFAEKRKDTIKFLHTLSSSCKSGALLLIAESAGSFSNITIGNKQFPVQFLIDTILVGRQGEENGPWEIISESESIWYRVNEKELTYPLKLENMRFFYRLYRRK